A window from Chryseobacterium vaccae encodes these proteins:
- a CDS encoding phenylacetate--CoA ligase family protein produces the protein MDFHPAIEKSDIQGIKKFQEQKLQELMAYLEVHSPFYQKLFREHNINPAEIRTLEDLRKIPTTTKNDLQQNNDDFFCIPQTQIVDYSTTSGTLGDPVTFGLSDSDLERLAYNEAISFACAGIQKGDVVQMITTIDKRFMAGLAYFLGLRKMGASVVRMGPGIPELQWDSIFRYKPKYLITVPSFLLKMIDYAEKHGLDYKNSSVYGAVCIGESIKNQDFTDNILSQKIKEKWNIKLFSTYASTEMSTAFTECEYQIGGHHHPELIITEILDDHEEPVKEGENGELTITTLGVEAIPLLRFKTGDIVKAHYEPCQCGRNTMRLGPVVGRKQQMIKYKGTTLYPPAMNDILNDFNTILCYQIVIQSNEIGLDEIIIKLSTENDHENFVNEVRDHFRAKLRVSPKIEMIDFEILSKTVFHPNSRKPITFIDLR, from the coding sequence TTGGACTTTCATCCGGCTATAGAGAAATCAGACATTCAGGGGATAAAAAAGTTTCAGGAGCAGAAGCTTCAGGAACTTATGGCTTATCTTGAAGTACATTCACCTTTTTATCAGAAACTATTCAGAGAACACAATATCAATCCTGCGGAGATCCGGACATTGGAAGATCTTCGGAAAATTCCGACGACTACCAAAAATGACCTGCAGCAGAATAACGATGATTTTTTCTGTATTCCTCAGACCCAGATTGTTGATTACAGCACTACATCGGGAACCTTAGGAGATCCTGTGACTTTTGGATTGTCTGACAGCGATCTGGAAAGACTGGCCTACAATGAAGCCATTTCTTTTGCCTGTGCAGGAATTCAGAAAGGAGACGTTGTGCAGATGATTACAACAATTGATAAACGATTCATGGCTGGTCTTGCCTACTTTTTAGGCCTGAGAAAAATGGGGGCCAGCGTAGTGAGAATGGGGCCGGGTATTCCTGAACTGCAATGGGATTCTATTTTCAGGTATAAGCCTAAATATCTGATTACGGTTCCTTCGTTCCTTCTGAAAATGATTGATTATGCCGAAAAACATGGTCTCGATTATAAAAATTCCAGTGTATACGGCGCGGTTTGTATAGGAGAAAGCATCAAAAATCAGGATTTTACAGATAATATTCTTTCCCAGAAGATTAAAGAAAAATGGAATATCAAACTGTTCTCTACGTATGCATCAACGGAAATGAGCACGGCTTTTACAGAATGTGAATACCAGATCGGGGGACACCATCATCCGGAACTCATTATCACAGAGATTTTAGATGATCATGAAGAGCCCGTAAAGGAAGGTGAAAACGGGGAATTAACCATTACTACACTGGGGGTAGAAGCTATTCCTCTGCTTAGATTCAAGACAGGGGATATTGTGAAAGCGCATTATGAACCGTGTCAATGCGGAAGAAATACCATGAGATTGGGGCCGGTTGTGGGAAGAAAACAGCAGATGATCAAATATAAAGGGACAACGCTGTATCCACCTGCAATGAATGATATTTTAAATGATTTCAATACTATTTTATGCTATCAGATCGTTATTCAGTCTAATGAGATCGGGTTGGATGAAATTATTATCAAGCTGAGTACAGAGAACGATCATGAAAATTTTGTGAATGAAGTAAGAGACCATTTCCGTGCAAAACTAAGGGTAAGCCCGAAAATTGAAATGATTGATTTCGAAATCTTGTCTAAAACAGTTTTTCATCCCAACAGCAGAAAGCCGATTACATTTATAGATTTAAGATAA
- a CDS encoding NAD(P)/FAD-dependent oxidoreductase, whose translation MSKEFVDVLVIGAGPSGCVSSSYLKKNNISVKVVEKTRFPRLVVGESLIPRVMDHFDEAGLFPALDKMGFEKKLGARFLRGDEVCIFDFSNKFGEGWDWTWQVPRADFDNTLAQEVINKGIDLEFETEVIGIEFNGTDSVTTVRTKDGETKEIHAKFVIDSSGYGRVLPRLLDLEKPSKLSPHSAIFSHVKDINREEGEEGTLISFDIIETEVWLWVIPFSNGNTSLGIVGPTEYIEKLSENGDPAEALRKAISLSDYYIKRFGDVEFLFEPRHLKDYSCSVKKLYGDGFALTGNASEFLDPVFSSGMAFATESGMLAAKLAVRQLNGEKIDWQKEYTDYILYGVDVFTTYVKEWYTGNLQELFFHQPENPDVKKKICAVLAGYVWNKDNPFVKKHDTVIKNLASLIKLEKEQQEPS comes from the coding sequence ATGAGCAAAGAATTTGTTGATGTTCTCGTAATCGGTGCTGGACCTTCCGGATGCGTATCTTCTTCATACTTAAAGAAGAACAATATCAGCGTAAAAGTTGTCGAAAAAACAAGATTTCCAAGGCTGGTAGTCGGAGAAAGTCTGATCCCGAGGGTAATGGATCATTTTGATGAGGCCGGGCTCTTTCCTGCTTTAGATAAAATGGGGTTCGAGAAAAAGCTGGGTGCACGTTTTCTTCGCGGCGATGAAGTCTGCATTTTTGATTTCAGCAATAAGTTCGGAGAAGGCTGGGACTGGACCTGGCAGGTTCCGAGAGCTGATTTTGATAATACTTTGGCCCAGGAAGTAATCAACAAAGGTATTGACCTTGAATTTGAAACGGAAGTCATCGGGATTGAGTTCAACGGAACGGATTCTGTGACTACTGTAAGAACCAAAGACGGGGAAACGAAAGAAATACATGCTAAGTTTGTGATTGACTCGAGCGGATATGGCCGTGTACTTCCACGCCTGTTAGACCTTGAGAAACCTTCCAAATTATCTCCACACTCTGCTATTTTCTCTCACGTAAAAGATATCAATCGTGAAGAAGGCGAAGAAGGAACACTGATTTCTTTTGACATTATAGAAACGGAAGTATGGCTTTGGGTAATCCCTTTCTCTAACGGAAATACAAGTTTAGGAATTGTAGGCCCTACGGAATATATTGAAAAGCTTTCTGAAAACGGAGATCCAGCGGAAGCACTGAGAAAGGCCATTTCTCTTTCTGACTATTATATCAAACGTTTTGGTGATGTGGAATTTCTTTTTGAGCCGAGACACCTGAAAGATTATTCATGCTCTGTGAAAAAGCTGTACGGTGACGGATTCGCGTTAACCGGGAATGCTTCAGAATTCCTGGATCCTGTTTTTTCATCAGGAATGGCTTTTGCTACGGAATCAGGAATGCTTGCCGCAAAACTGGCTGTAAGACAGCTTAACGGTGAGAAAATCGACTGGCAGAAGGAATACACCGATTATATATTATACGGAGTAGATGTCTTTACCACCTATGTAAAGGAGTGGTATACCGGAAATCTTCAGGAGCTGTTCTTTCATCAGCCTGAAAACCCTGATGTGAAGAAAAAGATATGTGCCGTACTGGCCGGATATGTCTGGAACAAAGACAATCCTTTTGTAAAGAAACACGACACTGTGATTAAGAATCTTGCCAGCCTCATCAAACTTGAAAAAGAGCAGCAGGAACCATCATAA